A window of Cohnella herbarum contains these coding sequences:
- a CDS encoding YbaB/EbfC family nucleoid-associated protein, whose protein sequence is MNNMNQMMKQVKKMQEQMMKAQEELGTKTIEGTAGGGVVTVSVNGHKKLLDIKIKPEAVDPEDVEMLQDLVLTAVNDALTKADELANQDMGKYTGGMKIPGLF, encoded by the coding sequence ATGAACAACATGAATCAAATGATGAAGCAAGTTAAGAAGATGCAGGAGCAAATGATGAAGGCGCAAGAAGAATTGGGAACCAAGACGATCGAAGGAACGGCGGGCGGCGGCGTAGTCACGGTTTCCGTGAACGGCCACAAAAAATTGCTCGACATTAAGATCAAGCCGGAAGCGGTTGATCCGGAAGACGTCGAAATGCTGCAAGATCTCGTTCTGACTGCGGTTAACGACGCTTTAACGAAAGCCGACGAGTTGGCGAACCAAGATATGGGCAAGTATACCGGAGGCATGAAAATCCCCGGATTGTTCTAA
- a CDS encoding PucR family transcriptional regulator: MNKTRLQQLGQLLNASVVSKVLTGPEWEKEGGKKHPEVGDAIQLKKVCLMVVRVNGAELHCIEIAATLTPVEKQLLGWAVQQGGARPVSGASDLERQARKFGDWVQQSVTAGEWRAEVPDRMELRNRLFDGMVPFLLLCEQLEEKEPSYGELEKTIRSFISDETLLIPLREHEWLILSSDRVLTEADGDGDEVLGHEETKELLSTLAEGLHQLITGEWGGECHIAVGEPIVPSESVVRIVGTLRETIFLGRKFHVGMQIHLPWLVHLERLLSGIPEMVRSRFVEEMMGRPDLFTDSETVSTLDAFFSMDCNVSETAKKLFIHRNTLLYRLDKIKHEAGLDVRSFNDAVLVRILLLLYKVTKRK; this comes from the coding sequence ATGAATAAAACCAGACTGCAGCAATTGGGCCAACTATTGAATGCGTCGGTAGTCTCTAAAGTACTGACGGGACCCGAATGGGAAAAAGAAGGCGGAAAGAAACATCCCGAGGTCGGAGATGCGATCCAACTGAAAAAGGTTTGTCTCATGGTCGTCCGAGTGAACGGTGCGGAACTGCATTGCATCGAGATCGCGGCCACGCTGACGCCGGTCGAGAAACAATTATTGGGTTGGGCCGTCCAGCAAGGCGGGGCGAGACCCGTTTCCGGAGCATCGGACTTGGAGCGTCAAGCCAGGAAATTCGGCGATTGGGTTCAGCAATCCGTTACCGCCGGTGAATGGCGAGCCGAGGTACCCGATCGAATGGAGCTTCGCAATCGGTTATTCGACGGGATGGTCCCGTTTCTTCTTCTATGCGAGCAACTCGAGGAAAAAGAGCCTTCCTATGGAGAACTTGAGAAGACGATTCGTTCCTTTATCTCCGATGAAACGTTATTAATCCCGCTGCGCGAGCATGAATGGCTTATTCTGAGCAGCGATCGGGTACTAACGGAAGCGGACGGCGATGGAGACGAAGTACTAGGCCACGAGGAAACGAAGGAGCTCTTATCCACGCTGGCGGAAGGTCTCCATCAGTTGATTACGGGGGAATGGGGCGGAGAATGCCATATCGCGGTAGGAGAGCCGATCGTCCCATCGGAAAGCGTTGTCCGCATCGTCGGTACTCTTAGGGAAACGATATTTTTAGGGCGTAAATTCCATGTCGGCATGCAGATCCATCTGCCTTGGCTCGTTCACCTTGAGAGATTGTTAAGCGGAATACCGGAAATGGTCCGTTCGAGATTCGTCGAGGAAATGATGGGCAGGCCCGATTTGTTTACGGATTCGGAAACGGTGTCGACGTTGGATGCCTTTTTCTCGATGGATTGCAACGTCAGCGAAACCGCTAAGAAATTATTTATACATCGCAATACTTTATTGTATAGATTGGATAAAATTAAGCACGAAGCAGGCTTGGACGTACGATCGTTCAACGATGCGGTATTGGTCAGGATATTATTGCTATTGTACAAAGTCACGAAAAGGAAATGA
- a CDS encoding acyltransferase encodes MRNVERYPVEGPNALWQMYRTISRFKAVRNFVFIQITRYCPSLPVKNWIYRRVLGMKVGRHTAFALMVMVDVFFPERISIGDNSIIGYNSTLLTHEYLIKEYRLGDIRIGANVMIGANVTILPGVTIGDGAVVAAGSVVHKDVAPHARVGGNPLRELG; translated from the coding sequence TTGAGAAACGTAGAGCGGTATCCGGTGGAAGGACCGAATGCGCTTTGGCAAATGTATCGAACGATATCGCGGTTCAAGGCGGTCCGTAATTTCGTGTTCATCCAGATCACGCGTTATTGTCCGAGCTTGCCCGTGAAAAATTGGATCTACAGACGTGTCCTCGGTATGAAGGTCGGACGCCATACGGCGTTCGCCCTCATGGTGATGGTAGACGTCTTTTTTCCAGAGCGGATATCGATTGGAGACAACTCCATCATCGGCTATAACTCGACGCTGCTCACGCATGAATATTTAATTAAGGAATATCGTCTTGGAGATATCCGAATCGGAGCGAACGTCATGATCGGAGCTAACGTTACGATCTTGCCTGGAGTGACGATAGGGGACGGAGCCGTCGTGGCTGCCGGATCGGTCGTGCATAAGGATGTAGCGCCTCATGCCAGAGTGGGCGGAAATCCCTTGCGGGAACTAGGATAG
- the lgt gene encoding prolipoprotein diacylglyceryl transferase produces the protein MSMYTLLLDPIAFTLGPLSVHWYGIILGLAALSGLLIAVQEGKRFGISPDFFLDLMLYGVPSSIIAARLYYVAFKWDYYQDHPGEIIQIWNGGIAIYGALIGALICGFFYIRAKGYDFWRIVDICAPSLLIGQMIGRWGNFVNQEAYGGEVERSFLSDTLHIPKFIVDQMNVQGVYHHPTFLYESLWSLVGLMILFVIRRRNFLREGELFFSYFIWYSIGRFFIEPLRTDSLAFKGPDWLVSFVDALWSPMKPVFEYGYLNPAEGNIRISQLLALLIVVAGIVLIITRRKLGVAKQKYNDPLINHKKKAADADVAQVETETNKNDASNEENNDRPV, from the coding sequence ATGAGCATGTATACTCTACTCTTGGATCCGATCGCGTTTACGCTTGGACCCTTATCGGTACATTGGTATGGCATCATTCTTGGGCTGGCTGCCCTGTCCGGGTTGCTAATCGCGGTTCAGGAAGGTAAGCGGTTCGGAATAAGCCCCGATTTTTTCCTGGATTTAATGCTCTATGGAGTACCCTCGTCTATTATTGCCGCGCGGTTGTATTACGTTGCTTTCAAATGGGATTATTACCAAGACCACCCAGGCGAAATCATTCAGATATGGAATGGCGGTATTGCCATATACGGAGCCTTAATCGGAGCGCTAATCTGCGGATTCTTCTACATCCGAGCCAAGGGCTACGATTTCTGGCGGATCGTCGATATTTGCGCGCCTTCTTTGCTGATTGGCCAAATGATCGGGCGTTGGGGCAATTTCGTGAACCAGGAAGCTTACGGCGGCGAGGTTGAACGTTCGTTCTTAAGCGATACGTTACATATTCCTAAATTCATAGTCGATCAAATGAACGTGCAAGGGGTTTACCATCACCCTACGTTCTTATACGAATCGTTGTGGAGCTTGGTCGGATTAATGATATTGTTCGTAATCCGCCGTCGGAACTTTCTTCGCGAGGGTGAGCTGTTTTTCTCGTACTTTATCTGGTATTCGATCGGTCGTTTCTTCATTGAGCCGCTGCGTACGGACAGCTTGGCGTTTAAAGGTCCGGACTGGCTGGTGTCGTTCGTGGATGCGTTATGGTCGCCAATGAAACCGGTATTTGAATATGGTTATCTGAATCCGGCGGAAGGCAACATTCGTATTTCTCAATTGTTGGCCTTACTGATCGTCGTGGCCGGCATCGTCCTGATTATTACGCGCCGTAAGCTTGGCGTAGCCAAGCAGAAATACAACGATCCGCTGATCAATCATAAAAAGAAAGCCGCGGATGCCGACGTTGCGCAAGTAGAAACGGAGACTAACAAGAATGACGCAAGCAACGAGGAAAATAACGACCGTCCTGTTTGA
- the ppaX gene encoding pyrophosphatase PpaX, giving the protein MTQATRKITTVLFDLDGTIIDTNELIIESCMHALRGHVREDFGREHIIPLMGQPLTMQMQQFLKWKQNENDVDVATVVQAYRDYNLLKHDEMVSLFPGVADVIPKLRQAGIRVGIVTTKMRATTIRALELLGLHQHMETIVSIDDVENAKPHPEPVAKAIQALGAEPSETLMVGDSSVDMKSAIAAGAIPVGVAWSLKGEEHLIENGALHMLHSMNELLILCGIETEGVEG; this is encoded by the coding sequence ATGACGCAAGCAACGAGGAAAATAACGACCGTCCTGTTTGATCTAGACGGGACGATTATCGATACGAACGAATTAATCATCGAGTCTTGCATGCATGCGCTTCGCGGGCACGTCCGCGAGGATTTCGGCAGAGAGCATATTATCCCTTTAATGGGACAGCCGCTTACGATGCAGATGCAGCAATTCTTGAAGTGGAAACAAAACGAGAACGATGTTGATGTAGCTACTGTGGTGCAGGCTTACAGGGATTACAATTTGTTAAAGCACGATGAGATGGTTTCGTTGTTTCCCGGTGTTGCGGATGTCATTCCGAAGCTTCGTCAAGCGGGAATCCGCGTCGGGATCGTGACGACTAAGATGAGGGCGACGACCATTCGCGCTTTAGAATTGCTAGGTCTTCATCAACACATGGAAACGATCGTTTCCATAGATGACGTAGAGAATGCTAAGCCGCATCCGGAGCCGGTAGCCAAAGCGATCCAAGCTTTGGGCGCGGAGCCGTCCGAAACGCTTATGGTCGGTGACAGCTCAGTCGACATGAAGTCGGCTATCGCCGCCGGAGCGATTCCGGTAGGCGTGGCCTGGTCGCTTAAGGGCGAAGAGCATCTTATAGAAAACGGCGCGTTACATATGCTTCATAGCATGAACGAGCTCTTAATCCTGTGCGGTATCGAGACAGAGGGTGTCGAAGGTTGA
- a CDS encoding ABC transporter ATP-binding protein produces MAGVRLENVYKKYAGTDKASVTDFNLDIQDKEFLVLVGPSGCGKSTTLRMIAGLEEISEGKLYIGDRVVNDVAPKDRDIAMVFQSYALYPHMNVYQNMAFGLKLRKFRKDEIDRRVREAARTLEIEHLLDRKPKALSGGQRQRVALGRAIVREPQVFLMDEPLSNLDAKLRTQMRANISKLMKRLETTCIYVTHDQTEAMTMGDRIVVMKDGFIQQAATPDVLYNHPVNLFVAGFIGAPAMNFITGQLVEDGGSVRFRATGFNVEVPEGKAKALRAKGYIGKEIILGIRPEDFHEEPVFIEASPNSIVNATIEVSENLGHEMFLYLNGLGKDNVIARVDGRSGLRENQNIKLAIDMNKIHVFDKDSELNIFEN; encoded by the coding sequence ATGGCAGGCGTTCGCTTAGAAAATGTGTACAAAAAATATGCAGGTACCGACAAAGCATCGGTAACCGACTTTAATCTGGATATCCAGGACAAGGAATTTCTCGTTCTCGTTGGTCCTTCCGGTTGCGGAAAATCGACCACGCTGCGTATGATCGCAGGTCTTGAAGAAATTTCCGAAGGCAAGCTGTACATCGGCGATCGCGTCGTGAACGACGTAGCACCGAAAGATCGCGACATCGCAATGGTCTTCCAATCGTACGCTTTGTACCCACATATGAACGTGTATCAAAACATGGCATTCGGTCTGAAATTGCGTAAATTCCGCAAAGACGAAATCGATCGCCGCGTTCGCGAAGCAGCTCGCACGCTCGAAATCGAGCACTTGCTTGATCGCAAACCGAAAGCATTGTCCGGGGGCCAACGCCAACGTGTTGCCTTGGGTCGCGCAATCGTTCGTGAACCGCAAGTCTTCTTGATGGATGAGCCTCTTTCCAACTTGGATGCTAAACTGCGTACTCAAATGCGCGCTAACATCAGTAAATTGATGAAACGTCTTGAAACGACTTGCATCTACGTAACCCATGACCAAACGGAAGCAATGACAATGGGAGATCGTATCGTCGTTATGAAAGACGGCTTTATTCAACAAGCTGCAACTCCTGACGTTCTTTACAACCACCCGGTTAACCTGTTCGTTGCAGGCTTCATCGGAGCTCCTGCGATGAACTTCATCACGGGTCAATTGGTTGAAGACGGCGGATCGGTTCGCTTCCGTGCTACAGGCTTTAACGTTGAAGTTCCTGAAGGCAAAGCAAAAGCGCTTCGCGCTAAAGGCTACATCGGCAAAGAAATCATTCTCGGAATTCGTCCGGAAGATTTCCACGAAGAGCCAGTGTTCATCGAAGCTTCTCCGAACAGCATCGTGAACGCAACGATCGAAGTTTCCGAGAACTTGGGTCATGAAATGTTCCTCTACCTGAACGGTTTGGGTAAAGACAACGTTATCGCGCGCGTTGACGGACGTTCCGGCCTTCGCGAGAACCAAAACATCAAACTCGCGATCGACATGAACAAAATCCACGTATTCGACAAAGACTCGGAATTGAACATTTTCGAGAACTAA
- the recR gene encoding recombination mediator RecR, which yields MFYPEPIAKLIDSFSRLPGIGPKTAARLAFYVLRMKEEDVIDFAKALVNVKRNLTYCSVCCNITDTDPCRICSDKSRDVSVICVVQEPKDLVAMERTREFHGHYHVLNGAISPMDGLGPDDIRIAELVRRLGDDTVQELILATNPNIEGEATAMYLSRLVKPFGIKVTRIAHGLPVGGDLEYADEVTISKALEGRRELY from the coding sequence TTGTTTTATCCAGAACCGATTGCCAAGCTGATCGACTCCTTCTCCCGCCTTCCCGGCATTGGGCCTAAGACGGCTGCCAGATTGGCCTTTTACGTCTTGCGAATGAAGGAAGAAGACGTGATTGATTTCGCCAAGGCGCTCGTGAACGTCAAGCGTAACTTGACCTATTGTTCCGTATGCTGCAACATCACCGATACCGACCCTTGCCGGATTTGTTCCGATAAGTCGAGGGACGTATCCGTGATTTGCGTAGTTCAAGAGCCGAAGGATCTCGTCGCGATGGAGAGAACCCGCGAATTCCACGGGCATTACCACGTGTTGAACGGCGCGATCTCCCCGATGGACGGCTTGGGACCGGATGACATCCGAATCGCCGAACTGGTGCGGCGTCTCGGCGACGATACGGTTCAAGAGCTGATTCTGGCTACTAATCCGAATATTGAAGGCGAAGCTACGGCGATGTATCTGTCGCGATTGGTAAAGCCTTTTGGCATTAAGGTGACCCGTATCGCCCACGGATTGCCGGTCGGCGGAGACTTGGAATACGCGGACGAAGTGACGATCTCCAAGGCATTGGAAGGTCGCAGGGAGTTATACTAG
- the hprK gene encoding HPr(Ser) kinase/phosphatase produces MAKKVRVSELVQQFHLEIVAGEDGLRRTIVTDDLNRPGLEMAGYFNYYPADRAQMLGRTELAFLETLTTEERRDRMERLCHEETPCIIITRGLDIPTELIEIANERNFPVLRSSVATTILLSRITNFLEKKLAPSATIHGVLVDVYGVGMLITGGSGIGKSETALELVKRGHRLIADDAVEIRQTADNNLFGTAPDLIRHLLEIRGLGILNVMTLFGAGAVRNQTSISLVVKLENWQQDKQYDRLGLDEETTKIIETEVPLLTVPVRPGRNLAVILEVAAMNFRLKRMGYNAALQFTNKLTEAISEDDYE; encoded by the coding sequence ATGGCTAAAAAAGTGAGAGTATCCGAACTCGTGCAGCAATTTCACCTCGAAATTGTCGCCGGCGAAGACGGACTGAGAAGAACGATCGTTACGGACGACTTGAATCGGCCTGGACTAGAGATGGCTGGTTATTTCAACTATTACCCGGCAGATCGGGCGCAAATGCTTGGACGTACGGAGCTTGCATTCCTTGAGACTTTAACGACCGAGGAACGTCGCGATCGGATGGAACGGTTATGTCACGAGGAAACGCCGTGCATTATCATTACGCGCGGGTTGGATATTCCGACGGAATTGATTGAAATCGCGAACGAGAGAAATTTTCCGGTATTAAGAAGCTCGGTGGCGACAACGATTCTTCTGAGCCGGATTACGAACTTTCTGGAGAAGAAGCTTGCGCCCTCGGCAACGATTCACGGAGTACTCGTGGACGTATATGGCGTGGGGATGCTTATTACCGGAGGCAGCGGGATCGGAAAAAGCGAGACTGCCCTGGAGTTAGTTAAACGCGGACATCGTCTGATAGCGGATGATGCGGTAGAAATCCGTCAGACTGCCGACAATAACTTGTTCGGAACAGCGCCGGACCTCATCCGGCACCTGCTTGAAATTCGCGGTCTGGGGATATTGAACGTCATGACGTTATTCGGAGCCGGCGCGGTTCGTAACCAGACAAGCATTAGCTTGGTCGTTAAGCTGGAGAACTGGCAGCAGGACAAGCAATACGACCGCCTTGGCTTGGACGAAGAGACGACCAAGATCATCGAGACGGAAGTACCGTTGTTGACCGTGCCGGTTAGACCGGGCCGGAACTTAGCGGTTATTCTGGAAGTCGCGGCGATGAATTTCCGTCTGAAACGGATGGGTTATAATGCTGCGCTGCAATTTACGAATAAGTTGACCGAAGCGATCTCCGAAGACGATTACGAATAA
- the dnaX gene encoding DNA polymerase III subunit gamma/tau: protein MAHLALYRAWRPQTFKDMVGQQHIVQTLQNAIRENRLSHAYLFSGPRGTGKTSAAKILAKAVNCEHGPAPEPCNECSQCERITSGSVMDVVEIDAASNRGVEEIRDIRDKVKYSPTEVRRKVYIIDEVHMLTTEAFNALLKTLEEPPGHVMFILATTEPHKLPPTIISRCQRFDFRRVSLEEQAGRLREICTEERITAEDEALRYIARLSDGGMRDALSLLDQISSFTGGQVSLEHAVEATGGLPSEQFARLAIAIRENDATKVLLEIDEMMRSGKSADKCLEQLMHYFRDLLLAQLAPDAGDSSGRIANPTELKEMSGGFSRERLFAIIDLLNRYQSEMKYAAHPQTMFEIALLKLCSEDRGVSFAAESASNANKGSAEAGVGRGELAQLKQQVAALEKKLGALASSGLAASPTGTSPSGGGNANSRGGSGGGSAPSSPRPSAVPRAKLNAFVEARESAGQSLAKWPQILQRVKEERVTVHAWLVDGEPVSFEGDAFLVAFRNTIHRETTERPANRGVIEGVLSSILGSPTQLVTVMQKEWQDAVAESTGKPKGSELGEELLLVPEDEAGAKNEPWVDEAVRLFGEQLVTIKDD, encoded by the coding sequence ATGGCACACCTTGCTTTGTACCGGGCCTGGCGTCCCCAGACGTTCAAGGACATGGTCGGGCAGCAACATATCGTACAGACCCTGCAGAACGCAATTCGCGAGAATCGCCTATCCCACGCGTATTTGTTCAGCGGTCCGAGAGGAACCGGGAAAACAAGCGCGGCGAAAATATTGGCGAAAGCCGTTAACTGCGAGCACGGCCCTGCACCCGAGCCTTGTAATGAATGCTCGCAGTGCGAGCGGATTACAAGCGGCTCCGTAATGGACGTGGTCGAGATCGATGCGGCATCCAACCGCGGGGTTGAGGAGATTCGCGATATTCGCGACAAAGTAAAATATTCGCCGACGGAAGTGCGGCGTAAAGTGTATATTATCGATGAAGTGCACATGCTGACAACAGAAGCGTTTAATGCTTTGCTGAAGACGTTGGAGGAACCGCCCGGGCATGTCATGTTCATATTGGCGACGACCGAGCCTCATAAGCTTCCCCCCACGATCATCTCGCGGTGTCAGCGTTTTGATTTTCGCCGTGTTTCCTTAGAGGAACAAGCGGGTCGCCTTCGAGAGATTTGCACGGAAGAGCGGATCACCGCTGAAGACGAGGCTCTGAGATATATCGCGAGGTTATCCGATGGCGGGATGCGCGACGCGTTAAGTCTGCTGGATCAGATTTCGTCGTTCACGGGCGGTCAAGTTAGCCTGGAGCATGCGGTCGAAGCGACCGGGGGGCTGCCTTCGGAGCAATTCGCGAGACTTGCGATCGCCATTCGGGAGAACGACGCGACTAAAGTTTTGCTTGAAATCGACGAGATGATGAGATCGGGTAAGAGCGCCGACAAATGTTTGGAGCAACTGATGCACTACTTCAGAGATTTGTTGCTTGCGCAGTTGGCGCCGGATGCGGGAGACTCCTCCGGGCGCATAGCCAATCCGACCGAGCTTAAAGAAATGTCGGGCGGATTTTCTCGAGAGCGGTTATTTGCTATCATTGATTTGTTAAACCGCTATCAGAGCGAAATGAAATATGCGGCTCACCCGCAAACGATGTTCGAGATTGCTCTGCTAAAGCTTTGCTCGGAAGATCGGGGCGTATCGTTCGCGGCCGAATCGGCATCTAATGCGAATAAGGGTTCAGCGGAAGCGGGAGTCGGCCGAGGAGAGTTGGCGCAACTGAAGCAGCAAGTCGCCGCTTTGGAGAAGAAGCTGGGAGCATTAGCAAGCAGCGGTTTAGCGGCCTCTCCGACGGGGACTTCTCCGTCAGGCGGCGGCAACGCTAATTCCCGAGGAGGCTCGGGCGGCGGATCGGCGCCAAGTTCGCCTAGACCTTCCGCCGTTCCTCGCGCCAAGCTGAATGCGTTCGTGGAAGCCCGGGAGTCGGCGGGGCAATCCTTGGCTAAGTGGCCGCAAATTCTCCAGAGAGTCAAGGAGGAGCGGGTGACCGTTCATGCTTGGCTGGTCGATGGGGAACCCGTCTCTTTCGAAGGAGACGCGTTCTTGGTCGCATTCCGAAACACGATTCACCGCGAAACGACGGAGAGGCCCGCTAACAGGGGCGTCATCGAAGGGGTTCTAAGCTCTATTCTCGGCAGTCCGACTCAGCTGGTTACCGTTATGCAGAAGGAATGGCAGGATGCCGTAGCCGAAAGCACGGGCAAGCCGAAGGGATCCGAATTGGGCGAGGAGTTGCTTCTCGTTCCCGAGGATGAAGCCGGGGCAAAGAATGAACCTTGGGTTGACGAGGCCGTTCGTTTGTTCGGGGAGCAGTTAGTAACGATTAAAGACGATTAG
- a CDS encoding DUF2508 family protein, with product MRWGMKRKRVLVQSVQNQGLIADIRKAEQEWKLAEWRFHHALGEDHVDYSIYCLEAAEKKLSMLLKQAKWQWSRPDLKEGEGAG from the coding sequence GTGCGGTGGGGAATGAAACGAAAGCGAGTTTTGGTGCAGTCGGTCCAGAATCAAGGGCTTATCGCGGATATTCGCAAAGCGGAGCAAGAATGGAAGCTGGCCGAATGGAGATTTCATCATGCGTTGGGCGAGGATCATGTGGATTATTCGATCTATTGCTTGGAAGCCGCGGAGAAAAAACTGAGTATGCTGCTTAAACAAGCCAAGTGGCAATGGAGTCGTCCTGATCTTAAGGAAGGGGAGGGGGCGGGATGA
- a CDS encoding pro-sigmaK processing inhibitor BofA family protein — MKTFWLVLLVVSGASLGFVLFKRNVPKGWFMRFSIHLVLAAMALYALNFSGWVTGWYVPLNPFTIGTVALLGLPGIGLVLGLQWTLIV; from the coding sequence ATGAAAACGTTCTGGCTAGTGCTGCTGGTGGTTTCAGGAGCGTCGCTTGGATTTGTTCTGTTTAAGCGAAACGTGCCTAAAGGCTGGTTCATGCGTTTCAGTATTCACCTTGTTTTGGCGGCGATGGCACTGTACGCGCTTAACTTCTCGGGATGGGTAACGGGATGGTACGTACCGCTGAATCCTTTTACGATTGGAACCGTTGCGCTGTTGGGCTTGCCGGGAATAGGCCTCGTATTAGGTTTGCAATGGACATTAATCGTATGA
- a CDS encoding MraY family glycosyltransferase, translating to MIYLYALGFSFLLVLLLVPIVRAFALKIGFVDRPTKRKVHSAPIPLSGGLAIYGGVIATTWIFLGNTPILRVLALGGGLLVAIGLIDDAYKSYGREFPIWPRLIVYIGVSLIPSAFGISIAGISAPSRSAMILFSPGWAAFFTLLWVFALINMLNFIDGIDGLASGVCVISAFTLFAASLIGAQNVTALIGVALAGACLAFLVYNFHPARIFMGDAGATFLGFTLAVTAIEGTLKGATLLSLSVPMLALGVPILDTIIVFARRLLEGKGLHRADNLHTHHSLMKWGLTQVQTVTFLYLIAAVFSLLSIVVLLVLR from the coding sequence TTGATCTACCTATATGCGCTCGGATTTTCCTTTCTCCTCGTACTCCTGCTGGTCCCCATCGTACGGGCGTTCGCCCTCAAAATCGGTTTCGTCGATCGCCCCACTAAACGTAAAGTTCATTCGGCGCCTATTCCGCTTAGCGGAGGTCTTGCGATATACGGCGGCGTGATCGCCACCACTTGGATCTTCCTAGGCAATACTCCGATTTTGCGCGTACTGGCTCTAGGAGGCGGTTTGCTAGTCGCTATCGGCCTGATCGATGATGCGTATAAATCATACGGGCGGGAATTCCCGATATGGCCAAGATTAATCGTCTACATAGGCGTATCCTTGATCCCGTCAGCATTCGGGATCTCGATCGCCGGTATTTCCGCGCCTTCCCGTTCGGCCATGATTCTGTTCTCTCCGGGCTGGGCCGCTTTTTTTACATTGCTGTGGGTATTCGCTTTGATTAACATGCTGAATTTCATCGACGGGATCGACGGGCTGGCTTCGGGAGTATGCGTAATCTCGGCCTTCACGTTGTTCGCAGCTTCGTTAATCGGCGCCCAGAACGTAACTGCGCTGATCGGCGTTGCGCTAGCGGGAGCTTGCCTTGCTTTCCTCGTCTATAATTTCCATCCCGCGCGTATTTTCATGGGCGACGCCGGAGCGACATTCCTGGGCTTTACGCTTGCGGTTACAGCAATCGAAGGAACGCTTAAAGGTGCGACGTTATTATCGTTGTCCGTTCCTATGTTGGCGCTTGGCGTGCCTATCCTAGACACGATTATCGTCTTCGCCAGAAGGCTGTTGGAAGGCAAAGGCTTACATCGGGCGGACAATTTGCATACTCATCACAGTTTAATGAAGTGGGGACTGACGCAGGTGCAGACGGTTACTTTTCTGTATTTGATTGCAGCCGTCTTCTCTCTACTGTCCATCGTCGTATTGCTTGTCCTTCGCTGA